One Euphorbia lathyris chromosome 1, ddEupLath1.1, whole genome shotgun sequence DNA segment encodes these proteins:
- the LOC136210082 gene encoding alcohol dehydrogenase 1-like, with protein MACTAGQVIRCKAAVAWEAGKPLVIEEVEVAPPQANEVRVKILFTALCHTDVYFWEAKGQNPLFPRIYGHEAGGVVESVGEGATDLKPGDHVLPVFTGECKECAHCKSEESNMCTLLRINTDRGVMLNDGNSRFSINGNPIYHFVGTSTFSEYTVIHVGCLAKINPLAPLDKVCILSCGISTGLGATLNVAKPPKGSSVAVFGLGAVGLAAAEGARIAGASRIIGVDLNSNRFEEAKKFGVTEFVNPKDHKKPVQEVIAEMTDGVDRSVECTGNIDAMISAFECVHDGWGVAVLVGVPHKDAVFMTHPVNLLNERTLKGTFFGNYKPRSDLPSVVEKYMNKEIELEKFITHSVPFSKINDAFDYMLIGESLRCIICMDD; from the exons ATGGCATGCACTGCTGGCCAGGTGATACGATGCAAAG CTGCTGTGGCATGGGAGGCAGGGAAGCCACTTGTGATTGAAGAAGTGGAAGTGGCTCCTCCACAGGCTAATGAAGTTCGTGTTAAGATCCTCTTCACCGCTTTGTGTCATACTGATGTTTACTTTTGGGAAGCCAAG GGTCAAAATCCTTTATTTCCTAGAATTTATGGTCATGAGGCTGGAGG GGTTGTGGAGAGTGTTGGTGAAGGTGCGACAGATCTAAAACCAGGGGACCATGTTCTGCCTGTGTTCACTGGAGAATGCAAGGAATGTGCTCACTGTAAATCAGAAGAAAGCAACATGTGTACTCTTCTCAGGATAAATACTGACAGAGGAGTAATGCTTAATGATGGAAATTCAAGATTCTCAATCAATGGAAACCCTATTTATCACTTCGTTGGGACCTCTACTTTCAGTGAGTACACTGTGATTCATGTTGGGTGTCTTGCTAAGATAAACCCCTTGGCTCCACTAGACAAAGTATGCATTCTCAGCTGTGGAATCTCCACAG GTCTCGGTGCTACCCTCAATGTTGCAAAGCCCCCAAAGGGCTCATCTGTGGCAGTTTTTGGACTGGGAGCTGTAGGCCTTGCT GCTGCTGAAGGGGCTAGGATTGCAGGAGCTTCCAGGATAATAGGTGTTGATTTGAACTCGAATAGATTTGAAGAAG CTAAGAAATTTGGAGTGACTGAATTTGTGAACCCAAAAGACCACAAGAAACCAGTGCAAGAGGTGATTGCTGAGATGACTGATGGAGTGGATAGAAGTGTTGAATGTACAGGAAACATCGACGCCATGATCTCTGCATTCGAATGCGTTCATGAC GGCTGGGGAGTAGCAGTTCTAGTGGGAGTGCCGCATAAAGATGCAGTGTTCATGACTCATCCTGTCAATCTATTGAATGAAAGGACTCTCAAAGGAACATTCTTTGGAAACTACAAACCTCGCTCTGATCTTCCTTCGGTTGTGGAGAAATACATGAACAAG GAAATTGAATTGGAAAAGTTCATAACACATTCAGTACCATTTTCCAAGATCAACGACGCCTTCGATTACATGCTTATAGGGGAAAGCCTTCGATGTATTATCTGCATGGACGATTAG